From Pungitius pungitius chromosome 9, fPunPun2.1, whole genome shotgun sequence, one genomic window encodes:
- the pcdh18a gene encoding protocadherin-18a isoform X1, whose product MKGLFLTEMWTFLALLTLATQHVAGKTLTYQVHEEQKVGTVIARLRDDVADVLAKLPSSVSLRFRAMQRGGSSYLAVREQDGEISIKTKIDREKLCEKNLNCSIQFDVLTLPTEHLQLFHVEVEVLDINDNAPQFARAVIPIEISESAAVGARIPLDSATDPDVGENSLYTYALEPNNFFKIDIQSRTDGAKYAELVVLRELDREVRSGYELQYTASDRGVPSRTGSTLLKISVADSNDNSPIFDKSSYVINLPESSPVGTVLINLNATDADDGTNAKIIYSFSSHVSPKIMEMFKINPDSGRLTLIRRMDYETVNSYDIDVQAQDMGPNSMPAHCKILVKVVDVNDNKPDISINLMSSQGNGDAAYISEASPLDTFVALVRVEDLDSGLNGEVECKLHGQGYFKLQKSYENNYMVLTNVSLDREKRSEFSLTVVAEDRGTPSLSTVKHFTVHVTDENDNPPCFEKGQYEIFKSENNAPGAYLTSIMATDPDLDANGQVSYSILENSVHGSSISTYVTIDPSNGAIYALRTFDREDVSRISFVVQAKDAGKPPLLSNATVVLNILDENDNPPVIVVPQLWNFTADVPASKFTEAGQLVTLVRATDRDTGVNAELICSIVSGNEEGFFIIDPRTCEIHANASLETFPHEHAELSVLVRDHGRESLSAKAAIKITLYANMENHVQVMDQGESSLDASLIIIISLGAICTVLLVIMVVFAARCNREKKDTRHSYNCRVAESTHQHHPKKPSRQIHKGDITLVPTVNGTLPIRAHHHSPSATPPMDRAQMGSRQNHHSRQSLNSLVTISSNHIPESFALELAHATPPVEQVSQLLSMLHQGQYQPRPSFRGNKYSRSYRYALQDMDKFSLKDSGRGDSEAGDSDCDMGRESPVDRLLLGEGFSDLIHLEMHHRLHPAMRLCTDECRVLGHSDQCWMPPLSSPASSDYRNNMYIPGEESAQQPPLDDDQSSVDSERGKSFSTFGKESGNEEEGLGGGAAGGGSDACAGGGGAGSLLTEMNSVFQRLLPPNMDSYTECTETSPPSSSSNTDRGSGRGGNIAGNHGNNAVPQDNRRGLLPGGKGPAYPPGVAAWAANTHYLNPGSGSAGTNHVTSASSSSSNCTSTSTNGQPSHLKWLPAMEEIPENYEEDDFDGAFHQGGKRSESRHEGGMDASELVHEINKLLQDVRQN is encoded by the exons ATGAAAGGACTATTTCTGACAGAAATGTGGACATTTCTGGCTCTCTTGACGCTGGCAACACAACACGTCGCCGGTAAGACGCTGACATACCAGGTTCACGAGGAGCAGAAGGTCGGCACGGTTATTGCCCGTTTGAGGGACGACGTCGCGGACGTTCTTGCAAAACTTCCGAGCTCAGTGTCGCTGCGCTTCAGAGCCATGCAAAGAGGGGGCTCGTCGTATCTGGCGGTGCGAGAGCAGGATGGAGAGATCAGCATCAAGACCAAAATCGACCGCGAGAAACTCTGCGAAAAGAATCTCAACTGCTCCATTCAATTCGACGTGCTGACACTCCCCACGGAGCACCTGCAGCTGTTTCACGTTGAGGTGGAGGTGTTAGACATCAACGACAACGCGCCCCAGTTCGCCCGTGCCGTCATCCCCATAGAGATCTCCGAGAGCGCGGCGGTAGGCGCGCGCATTCCGCTGGACAGCGCCACGGACCCCGATGTCGGAGAGAACTCGCTCTACACGTACGCTTTGGAACCCAACAACTTCTTCAAGATCGACATCCAGTCCAGGACTGACGGAGCTAAATATGCAGAGCTGGTGGTGCTCAGGGAGCTGGACCGGGAGGTGCGCTCCGGTTACGAACTTCAGTACACGGCTTCTGATAGGGGCGTTCCCTCGAGGACGGGTTCGACTTTACTCAAAATCAGTGTCGCTGACTCGAATGACAACAGCCCGATATTTGATAAATCATCATATGTCATAAATCTCCCAGAAAGTTCACCTGTTGGCACAGTCCTCATTAACTTAAACGCCACGGACGCCGACGACGGCACTAACGCGAAAATCATCTACTCATTCAGCAGTCATGTGTCGCCCAAAATAATGGAGATGTTCAAGATTAACCCCGACAGCGGCCGTCTCACACTCATCAGGCGCATGGACTATGAGACCGTTAACTCGTACGACATTGATGTTCAAGCACAGGACATGGGTCCGAACTCCATGCCGGCTCATTGCAAGATCCTGGTCAAAGTGGTCGATGTGAACGATAACAAACCAGACATCAGCATCAATCTCATGTCCTCTCAGGGGAATGGGGATGCAGCTTACATATCTGAGGCTTCTCCTTTGGACACGTTTGTGGCTCTGGTGAGGGTGGAGGACTTGGACTCTGGGTTGAATGGAGAGGTAGAATGTAAACTTCATGGTCAAGGATATTTCAAACTGCAGAAGTCCTACGAGAACAACTACATGGTTTTGACCAATGTGTCTCTAGACCGAGAGAAGAGGTCCGAGTTCAGTCTGACAGTGGtggcagaggacagagggacCCCCAGTCTCTCTACTGTCAAACACTTCACTGTGCATGTGACTGATGAAAATGACAACCCACCATGTTTTGAGAAAGGCCAATATGAGATCTTCAAGTCAGAGAACAATGCTCCTGGCGCTTATCTGACCTCCATCATGGCCACTGACCCTGATCTGGACGCCAATGGACAGGTTAGCTACTCCATCTTGGAAAACTCTGTTCATGGTAGCTCTATCTCCACCTATGTCACAATTGACCCCTCGAATGGCGCTATATATGCACTGCGTACATTTGATCGTGAGGATGTTAGTCGCATTTCCTTTGTTGTGCAAGCCAAAGACGCAGGGAAGCCACCGCTGCTCAGCAATGCCACAGTTGTTCTGAATATTTTGGATGAGAATGACAACCCACCAGTCATCGTGGTCCCCCAGCTGTGGAACTTCACTGCTGATGTGCCCGCGTCAAAGTTCACGGAGGCCGGACAGCTAGTAACCCTAGTTAGGGCTACAGATCGCGACACAGGGGTTAACGCTGAGCTCATTTGCTCTATTGTCAGTGGCAACGAAGAGGGCTTCTTCATCATTGACCCGAGAACCTGTGAAATTCACGCCAACGCCAGCCTAGAGACCTTTCCCCATGAGCATGCTGAGTTATCAGTCTTAGTCAGAGATCACGGAAGGGAGAGCCTCAGTGCTAAGGCGGCAATAAAAATCACGCTCTATGCCAATATGGAGAACCACGTCCAGGTGATGGACCAGGGAGAATCTTCTCTTGATGCATCCCTGATTATCATCATCTCCCTGGGGGCCATATGCACCGTGCTCCTGGTCATAATGGTGGTGTTCGCCGCTCGCTGTAACCGGGAGAAGAAGGACACAAGGCATTCCTACAACTGTCGGGTAGCCGAATCGACCCATCAGCACCATCCCAAGAAGCCCTCGCGGCAAATCCACAAAGGTGATATAACCCTGGTTCCCACGGTGAACGGCACCCTGCCAATCAGAGCGCACCACCACTCGCCTTCGGCCACACCCCCCATGGACCGAGCCCAGATGGGTAGCCGGCAGAATCACCACAGCCGGCAATCACTGAACAGCCTGGTCACCATCTCGTCCAATCACATTCCAGAGAGCTTTGCCCTGGAACTGGCGCATGCAACTCCACCAGTGGAG CAAGTCTCACAGCTTCTGTCCATGCTCCATCAGGGACAGTACCAGCCCAGACCCAGTTTCCGTGGCAACAAATACTCCCGCAGCTACAg GTATGCATTACAAGATATGGACAAGTTCAGCCTGAAGGACAGTGGCCGTGGGGACAGCGAGGCAGGAGACAGTGACTGTGACATGGGTCGGGAGTCTCCCGTCGACAGACTGTTGCTGGGGGAGGGCTTTTCTGACTTGATCCACCTCGAAATGCACCATCGACTCCACCCAG CCATGAGATTGTGCACCGATGAATGTCGCGTCCTGGGACACTCTGACCAATGCTGGatgccccccctctcctccccggcTTCCTCTGACTACCGCAACAACATGTACATCCCCGGAGAGGAGTCCGCCCAGCAGCCCCCGCTTGACGATGACCAGTCCTCCGTTGACTCGGAGCGGGGCAAAAGCTTTTCCACTTTTGGCAAGGAGTCTGGGAACGAAGAGGAGGGGCTCGGGGGCGGCGCCGCCGGAGGAGGAAGTGATGCCTGTGCGGGCGGAGGAGGGGCTGGCTCCCTTCTCACAGAGATGAACTCCGTATTCCAGCGGCTCCTTCCCCCCAATATGGACTCCTACACAGAGTGTACTGAAACAAGCCCCCCCTCGTCCTCGTCAAACACTGATAGAGGAAGTGGGCGTGGCGGAAACATTGcaggtaaccatggtaacaacGCTGTCCCTCAAGACAACCGGAGAGGATTGTTGCCAGGCGGGAAAGGTCCAGCTTACCCCCCAGGTGTGGCTGCCTGGGCAGCCAATACCCACTATCTTAATCCTGGAAGCGGATCAGCGGGAACCAATCATGTCACCTCTGCTTCCTCATCATCCTCTAACTGCACTTCCACTTCAACCAACGGACAGCCGTCACACCTCAAATGGCTACCAGCCATGGAGGAAATCCCAGAGAATTACGAGGAAGATGACTTCGATGGCGCCTTCCACCAGGGCGGCAAGCGCAGTGAGAGCCGCCATGAGGGCGGTATGGACGCCAGCGAGCTGGTCCATGAGATCAACAAGCTGCTGCAGGACGTCAGGCAGAACTAG
- the pcdh18a gene encoding protocadherin-18a isoform X2, giving the protein MKGLFLTEMWTFLALLTLATQHVAGKTLTYQVHEEQKVGTVIARLRDDVADVLAKLPSSVSLRFRAMQRGGSSYLAVREQDGEISIKTKIDREKLCEKNLNCSIQFDVLTLPTEHLQLFHVEVEVLDINDNAPQFARAVIPIEISESAAVGARIPLDSATDPDVGENSLYTYALEPNNFFKIDIQSRTDGAKYAELVVLRELDREVRSGYELQYTASDRGVPSRTGSTLLKISVADSNDNSPIFDKSSYVINLPESSPVGTVLINLNATDADDGTNAKIIYSFSSHVSPKIMEMFKINPDSGRLTLIRRMDYETVNSYDIDVQAQDMGPNSMPAHCKILVKVVDVNDNKPDISINLMSSQGNGDAAYISEASPLDTFVALVRVEDLDSGLNGEVECKLHGQGYFKLQKSYENNYMVLTNVSLDREKRSEFSLTVVAEDRGTPSLSTVKHFTVHVTDENDNPPCFEKGQYEIFKSENNAPGAYLTSIMATDPDLDANGQVSYSILENSVHGSSISTYVTIDPSNGAIYALRTFDREDVSRISFVVQAKDAGKPPLLSNATVVLNILDENDNPPVIVVPQLWNFTADVPASKFTEAGQLVTLVRATDRDTGVNAELICSIVSGNEEGFFIIDPRTCEIHANASLETFPHEHAELSVLVRDHGRESLSAKAAIKITLYANMENHVQVMDQGESSLDASLIIIISLGAICTVLLVIMVVFAARCNREKKDTRHSYNCRVAESTHQHHPKKPSRQIHKGDITLVPTVNGTLPIRAHHHSPSATPPMDRAQMGSRQNHHSRQSLNSLVTISSNHIPESFALELAHATPPVEGQYQPRPSFRGNKYSRSYRYALQDMDKFSLKDSGRGDSEAGDSDCDMGRESPVDRLLLGEGFSDLIHLEMHHRLHPAMRLCTDECRVLGHSDQCWMPPLSSPASSDYRNNMYIPGEESAQQPPLDDDQSSVDSERGKSFSTFGKESGNEEEGLGGGAAGGGSDACAGGGGAGSLLTEMNSVFQRLLPPNMDSYTECTETSPPSSSSNTDRGSGRGGNIAGNHGNNAVPQDNRRGLLPGGKGPAYPPGVAAWAANTHYLNPGSGSAGTNHVTSASSSSSNCTSTSTNGQPSHLKWLPAMEEIPENYEEDDFDGAFHQGGKRSESRHEGGMDASELVHEINKLLQDVRQN; this is encoded by the exons ATGAAAGGACTATTTCTGACAGAAATGTGGACATTTCTGGCTCTCTTGACGCTGGCAACACAACACGTCGCCGGTAAGACGCTGACATACCAGGTTCACGAGGAGCAGAAGGTCGGCACGGTTATTGCCCGTTTGAGGGACGACGTCGCGGACGTTCTTGCAAAACTTCCGAGCTCAGTGTCGCTGCGCTTCAGAGCCATGCAAAGAGGGGGCTCGTCGTATCTGGCGGTGCGAGAGCAGGATGGAGAGATCAGCATCAAGACCAAAATCGACCGCGAGAAACTCTGCGAAAAGAATCTCAACTGCTCCATTCAATTCGACGTGCTGACACTCCCCACGGAGCACCTGCAGCTGTTTCACGTTGAGGTGGAGGTGTTAGACATCAACGACAACGCGCCCCAGTTCGCCCGTGCCGTCATCCCCATAGAGATCTCCGAGAGCGCGGCGGTAGGCGCGCGCATTCCGCTGGACAGCGCCACGGACCCCGATGTCGGAGAGAACTCGCTCTACACGTACGCTTTGGAACCCAACAACTTCTTCAAGATCGACATCCAGTCCAGGACTGACGGAGCTAAATATGCAGAGCTGGTGGTGCTCAGGGAGCTGGACCGGGAGGTGCGCTCCGGTTACGAACTTCAGTACACGGCTTCTGATAGGGGCGTTCCCTCGAGGACGGGTTCGACTTTACTCAAAATCAGTGTCGCTGACTCGAATGACAACAGCCCGATATTTGATAAATCATCATATGTCATAAATCTCCCAGAAAGTTCACCTGTTGGCACAGTCCTCATTAACTTAAACGCCACGGACGCCGACGACGGCACTAACGCGAAAATCATCTACTCATTCAGCAGTCATGTGTCGCCCAAAATAATGGAGATGTTCAAGATTAACCCCGACAGCGGCCGTCTCACACTCATCAGGCGCATGGACTATGAGACCGTTAACTCGTACGACATTGATGTTCAAGCACAGGACATGGGTCCGAACTCCATGCCGGCTCATTGCAAGATCCTGGTCAAAGTGGTCGATGTGAACGATAACAAACCAGACATCAGCATCAATCTCATGTCCTCTCAGGGGAATGGGGATGCAGCTTACATATCTGAGGCTTCTCCTTTGGACACGTTTGTGGCTCTGGTGAGGGTGGAGGACTTGGACTCTGGGTTGAATGGAGAGGTAGAATGTAAACTTCATGGTCAAGGATATTTCAAACTGCAGAAGTCCTACGAGAACAACTACATGGTTTTGACCAATGTGTCTCTAGACCGAGAGAAGAGGTCCGAGTTCAGTCTGACAGTGGtggcagaggacagagggacCCCCAGTCTCTCTACTGTCAAACACTTCACTGTGCATGTGACTGATGAAAATGACAACCCACCATGTTTTGAGAAAGGCCAATATGAGATCTTCAAGTCAGAGAACAATGCTCCTGGCGCTTATCTGACCTCCATCATGGCCACTGACCCTGATCTGGACGCCAATGGACAGGTTAGCTACTCCATCTTGGAAAACTCTGTTCATGGTAGCTCTATCTCCACCTATGTCACAATTGACCCCTCGAATGGCGCTATATATGCACTGCGTACATTTGATCGTGAGGATGTTAGTCGCATTTCCTTTGTTGTGCAAGCCAAAGACGCAGGGAAGCCACCGCTGCTCAGCAATGCCACAGTTGTTCTGAATATTTTGGATGAGAATGACAACCCACCAGTCATCGTGGTCCCCCAGCTGTGGAACTTCACTGCTGATGTGCCCGCGTCAAAGTTCACGGAGGCCGGACAGCTAGTAACCCTAGTTAGGGCTACAGATCGCGACACAGGGGTTAACGCTGAGCTCATTTGCTCTATTGTCAGTGGCAACGAAGAGGGCTTCTTCATCATTGACCCGAGAACCTGTGAAATTCACGCCAACGCCAGCCTAGAGACCTTTCCCCATGAGCATGCTGAGTTATCAGTCTTAGTCAGAGATCACGGAAGGGAGAGCCTCAGTGCTAAGGCGGCAATAAAAATCACGCTCTATGCCAATATGGAGAACCACGTCCAGGTGATGGACCAGGGAGAATCTTCTCTTGATGCATCCCTGATTATCATCATCTCCCTGGGGGCCATATGCACCGTGCTCCTGGTCATAATGGTGGTGTTCGCCGCTCGCTGTAACCGGGAGAAGAAGGACACAAGGCATTCCTACAACTGTCGGGTAGCCGAATCGACCCATCAGCACCATCCCAAGAAGCCCTCGCGGCAAATCCACAAAGGTGATATAACCCTGGTTCCCACGGTGAACGGCACCCTGCCAATCAGAGCGCACCACCACTCGCCTTCGGCCACACCCCCCATGGACCGAGCCCAGATGGGTAGCCGGCAGAATCACCACAGCCGGCAATCACTGAACAGCCTGGTCACCATCTCGTCCAATCACATTCCAGAGAGCTTTGCCCTGGAACTGGCGCATGCAACTCCACCAGTGGAG GGACAGTACCAGCCCAGACCCAGTTTCCGTGGCAACAAATACTCCCGCAGCTACAg GTATGCATTACAAGATATGGACAAGTTCAGCCTGAAGGACAGTGGCCGTGGGGACAGCGAGGCAGGAGACAGTGACTGTGACATGGGTCGGGAGTCTCCCGTCGACAGACTGTTGCTGGGGGAGGGCTTTTCTGACTTGATCCACCTCGAAATGCACCATCGACTCCACCCAG CCATGAGATTGTGCACCGATGAATGTCGCGTCCTGGGACACTCTGACCAATGCTGGatgccccccctctcctccccggcTTCCTCTGACTACCGCAACAACATGTACATCCCCGGAGAGGAGTCCGCCCAGCAGCCCCCGCTTGACGATGACCAGTCCTCCGTTGACTCGGAGCGGGGCAAAAGCTTTTCCACTTTTGGCAAGGAGTCTGGGAACGAAGAGGAGGGGCTCGGGGGCGGCGCCGCCGGAGGAGGAAGTGATGCCTGTGCGGGCGGAGGAGGGGCTGGCTCCCTTCTCACAGAGATGAACTCCGTATTCCAGCGGCTCCTTCCCCCCAATATGGACTCCTACACAGAGTGTACTGAAACAAGCCCCCCCTCGTCCTCGTCAAACACTGATAGAGGAAGTGGGCGTGGCGGAAACATTGcaggtaaccatggtaacaacGCTGTCCCTCAAGACAACCGGAGAGGATTGTTGCCAGGCGGGAAAGGTCCAGCTTACCCCCCAGGTGTGGCTGCCTGGGCAGCCAATACCCACTATCTTAATCCTGGAAGCGGATCAGCGGGAACCAATCATGTCACCTCTGCTTCCTCATCATCCTCTAACTGCACTTCCACTTCAACCAACGGACAGCCGTCACACCTCAAATGGCTACCAGCCATGGAGGAAATCCCAGAGAATTACGAGGAAGATGACTTCGATGGCGCCTTCCACCAGGGCGGCAAGCGCAGTGAGAGCCGCCATGAGGGCGGTATGGACGCCAGCGAGCTGGTCCATGAGATCAACAAGCTGCTGCAGGACGTCAGGCAGAACTAG